One Pseudobutyrivibrio xylanivorans genomic window, GTTCTCTTTACGATTTCGACATAATCTTTTCTTTTTTTCAAAAAAACAAAAATCGCTAGTGCCAATAATAATGGGAGTATATATTCTGCAATATATCTAACCCCGCATGTAAGCATCATAAACACTAGAATACTGTGAATCACAAGTACTCTCTTAGGTATTTCTTTGCTATTAATTACATAGAAAAACAGACCAGCACAAATTGTAACTGCTATAACTGGTCCGTCATAACCACCTTGTATAAGTAACAAAAATCTCGCCATACCACTGCACAAAAAAGCACTGTACAATGGAATAGCGATAAGCCATGCATCATTTTTAAAGAATTTCTTAAACAGCCAGAAGAAGCCAACACAAAGAATAAGGTACACTGTAGTGTATGCTACCGAGCATGCAACAGAAGCTTTACCTATAAGGAAATTACATATAATTACAAACGGTAATACCGAAAAAGTATATACCTCACCATTCCCCGTATTCCATGTAGATGGATATAATTCATGTGTTTTCTCAACTGATTTAAAATATCTATATGCAATTGCTGAGTCAGAATGAATTACCGTTTGCCCATAAGTTAAATTTACATATACTACTACAAAAGCAGAGACTACGACTGCAATCATAAGAACTAGCTTAGTGTAAAATAAACGTTTAGACATATTCCCCTCATCAAAAAAATTCATGTCTTATCCTCGCAATTCTACTGATTTATATAAACTCTCACCGATTTCTTCCCATACCACATAGCCGCACACTGGTTTGTTCCACCATAATAGCCTCTAGCCCATTCTGGCACGAAGTTTGTTCCCTCATCAATACCTACTGGGTATGAGAATCTGGTCCATGGAACATTTTCTCTCTTCACTTCTACATCCATTTCTGGGGATTGTTCTATCTCTTCGATAATGCCTTCCCAGGTATAGTAAATAGTCTTAATCTGCTCGCGCTGTCTGATGATATCATATGGCACAATGTACATAAGTGTACCCATAAGCTTTGCTGCTCCAAGTGCTACAACTAATACTACTGCTGCAACCGAAACAGACACCTTCAGCTCAAGTGTTTTATTAAACTTATACGCCAAAGCCTGACCTAGCTGGAATGCTACAAACGCCATACCGACAAACATAACATAGTCAGCTGCGATAAGTGCTCTAGGTGTAATTTCCTCACCCAGCTTCTTTCTCTCACCAGCAACATATGGGAAGAGCGCACCAAACGCCGCAATGAAAGTTAATACAAAGCCTGCAATTACGTTCACAAATTTAGGATTATCCTTAGCCTTAATTGTAAGGCTGATTAAAATAATTGCTACAAATAGACCAAGTGTCCATGGATACTTTATAAGAGTCTCCACCATTCTCTTACCCAATGTATAAAGAGTAATATAAGCACCCTTAATAAGATTCATCTCACCCTTGTTATGGCTGTCAACTCTCTTATAGTTTCCTGGTGCAATTACAGTTATAACACCACTGATTACATAACAAATTAAAGGAAGAGCTTTCTTCCAGAAACCATCAGGATTATCGTTTTTACGAATAAATACAACATACAGGAAAAACAATCCCATAGGGACACAGTTCATCAAACCTGTACAAACGATAACACCCTCGATAATAGAAATAACATAGCTCTTCTGATCCTGAGTCTGAACATATTTAACGATGTGACTATAGCAGAAGAACATAAGCATCAGCATAAATGAATATCCTGGCACACCTGTCCACCAGTTATATACATCTGCATAATAATAGGTTGTGAAGATAAGAGTGATAACACAGAATGTGAAAGCACTCTTGATGAATGTATTCTCAATCTGTAAAAAACATCCAGCAAGCTTTCTCACTGCAAAAATCATTCCAATAGCTATAGCAAGAAATACGATAATCATACAGATTCCAAAGGAATGACCTGCATCATTAAACCAATATAATGGGTTAAATAAAATCTGAATAAGAACAGCAAATACGCCTGACTGTCCAAACCAGTTCATATAGTTCCAGGCAACTCTGTTAAAGGCTTCCACGATTCTATTAGATGAAAACCACTCTATTGCCCAGGCAAAGTCGTCTGTAGCCGGCATGGAATAATATACCGAATAAACAAATGGAGCAAACAAACATATGTAGAGAAATACAAATAATATTTTGCTCACCTTTTCATTAAATAACGTCTTATTATGCATTTTTATACTCCCAAAAACTTACTCAATCACATACTTGATCGACTTCTTCTGATAATAAACATTAGGCATAATCGTGCCATCCACAAAAATAGAATCCAAAGGAAGGTCGTAGGAATCCTCCTCCACTAATCCCATATACAGAAAATATGGAGACCAGGCTGGCTCCTCTGTTCTTGTGATTACCACATCATCCTCAGCCGAATTTTCGATTTCAAGAA contains:
- a CDS encoding DUF6056 family protein, whose amino-acid sequence is MHNKTLFNEKVSKILFVFLYICLFAPFVYSVYYSMPATDDFAWAIEWFSSNRIVEAFNRVAWNYMNWFGQSGVFAVLIQILFNPLYWFNDAGHSFGICMIIVFLAIAIGMIFAVRKLAGCFLQIENTFIKSAFTFCVITLIFTTYYYADVYNWWTGVPGYSFMLMLMFFCYSHIVKYVQTQDQKSYVISIIEGVIVCTGLMNCVPMGLFFLYVVFIRKNDNPDGFWKKALPLICYVISGVITVIAPGNYKRVDSHNKGEMNLIKGAYITLYTLGKRMVETLIKYPWTLGLFVAIILISLTIKAKDNPKFVNVIAGFVLTFIAAFGALFPYVAGERKKLGEEITPRALIAADYVMFVGMAFVAFQLGQALAYKFNKTLELKVSVSVAAVVLVVALGAAKLMGTLMYIVPYDIIRQREQIKTIYYTWEGIIEEIEQSPEMDVEVKRENVPWTRFSYPVGIDEGTNFVPEWARGYYGGTNQCAAMWYGKKSVRVYINQ